The Desertibacillus haloalkaliphilus region GCCTTAGGGTATCCAGTTTCTAAACCAGATCCACCAGTATCACTAGCTGAAAAAATAACAGTAGGATATTCTTCATAAACTTCCCCATCTGAAATACTTATATTAATGCTGGGAGGTGATTTATCAACGAAAAAGTTTCTTTCTCTAACATTAGAAATTCCTCCATGATGATCCTCAGCCCATACTTTTAATGTATGATTTCCTTCAGGAAAATTTGAATCAATTGTAATTGATTCAGAGAATGATATTGATGAACCATTTGAAACATATGAGAAAAGACTCTGTTCCTGATGGTTGGAAACCCCGTCAATACTGTATTTCACGGTGACTTCGTCTCCATCATCTTCGTCACTAACGCTCCCCGTAATATCAAATTGATTATATCCATTAACTTCTGATAAGCCCGTATTATTTGCAGGTGTTGATACATCTACAATAGGATTCCAATTTATTTGTTTAAACCTTATACCATTTACAAAAGTTTCCTCATCTAAATCAAATGTTCTGTTATAATATGAGACTTCCCACCGATCTATATCTGTCCTAGTTACTGAATCTATTTTCGCAACAACAAAACGGTTCCCGATACGAGTAAAATAGTTTTCTCCAATTTTTAGATCTTCCGTACATACAGGGTCAACATATTGAAAATGAGTGTCTGCACTATCTACGAATTTGATACCTTTATAGAATCTACATCTAGTATTAGGGAACCCCCACCGCCAAGTATTTTCCATTGTTGCATTTCCTGACACCTTATATCCAAGATCATAATCCTCTTCAAATGTCCAGTAAATAGAATCTTTTATAACTTCTGTTATGTTAATATCCTCTCCCTCAAAATAAATAGTTTCTGCCTGCGCAAAATGGCCGTTATCCATTGGAATCAAGATACTTACTAGAATGATAAGTATTAACATGGTTTTTTTTACTTTTTTGTTTTTATGTACCATATCTCCACCTTCTTATAGGTTATTTCTATCATAATAGGTTTATATTGTATGTAATCTCAACTCATCAGGGTCGAGTTATGTTCCTTTTAATAGGGAATATGTGGTTACTCACTTGTAATTATTCTTAAATGCTATTTAGGTACTGTATAAGCCCGGATTATTCGCAGGTGTAGCTAAGTTTATATTGGTTTACGTTCAAAATAAACATAGTGGTCAAATGTTTCTGCATCTAAATTTTTTATCCTAGCAAAAGTTAGTATGCTCCACCTGTCCTCGGCACTAAATCTATCACTGTATTCCACAGAGTCAATTCTTAAAACACTTACGATATTATTGGTTCTCCTGTTGAAATATGTTTCATCAACCTCTAATTCTGATATACAAGTCAGTTCTATAAATTCAAAAAGCCGATTTTCTGTATCTACAAACCTTGACTCTTTTAAAAAATGAGTACAACTATCATGACTAATATGATATCTTATGGAAGCGTTCTCTGATTCTTCATTAGCCATGACTTTATCCTAATTCGAAATCATTTCTAAAAGTCCAATAATTTGACTGATTTATTATCTCCGTCAAGTCAACATTATCTTCCCCTGCTACATATACTAGGGGGTCTCGTTTAAATCAGATGTTTCGAAAATACCAGTGTCAAGATTTTGTATCCGCGAATGGTGACGCGCTCTCAAATTACCAGTTACCACATTAATATCCATAGAACAATTTTATGTACTCTCAAAGTTGTTCCATCAATAGATGAAGAAAAATATGTTTCACCAACTTCTAATTCTTCGAAGCAAGTCGGCTCTATGCCTTCAAATAATTTTTGTTCAGTATCAACGACCTCTATACCTTTGTAATATCTCGTACAATATACATTGTCACCTGACGTCCCACTTAAATCTCTTACTTTATTTCCTGACACCTTATATCCAAGATCCTAATCCTCTTCAAGTGTCCAGTAAATAGAATCTTTTATAACTTATGTTAATATCCTCTCCCTCAAAATAAGTAGTTTCTGCCTGCGCAAAATAGCCGTTATCCGAAGATCTATATATAAAAATTTAATGGGGGCTTTCCCCCATTAAATTATAATTTTCGGAAGATATTAATATTGTCTATATTCAATCCACCTCGCGAAAGTGGATGTTTAACCATAGCATCATATCATATAGTTCAGTTTCGTCTACATGAATATAGTGCTGCAATGTTTTTACGTCAGCATGAACGCTAATCTTTTGTAATGTGAATATATCTACACCGCTTTTTCGGAGAAATGTTAAGCACGACCTCCTCATAAAATGAAAGTGCAAAATATAGCAAAGCCACGTTTACCATAAACCCCTTTAATCAGGATACCGCCTAACTAGAACTTTGCGTCTGTTTCACTTAATAGAATAGGTATTCTCTTCGGCAATTTAATTTTTTCAATATTGGTGAGATCAGAACAATTTGATATCCTTACTAATCGAAGATTAATAGTAAAAGGAGCTAATCTTTTGTTCGAATAGAGGTACGATTTATAACTCCGCACATCATCTTCAGATATCTCCAAAGCTTTTGGTTAAATTGTTCCGAAATTGCTAAATAATATTAGATCAGATTCATATGCTTTTACAGTTTTGGCTCGAAGTCCTTTGTCTGTTGATAAATAATAAATAAACGCTTTTATTAATTGATTATCCATTTCTTGTCCAGTGATATAACACTGGCAGCACCTCCTTTTTATCTCTTGATCATATTAACAAAAAGGAGGCACTTACCTATTATTCATTCTTTATATTGTTCAATCGATGGTACAATATTTCGTTCGATTAACCGCTGTCTTATATGTTCTTGAAGTAAATCTTCAAGGTTCACGATGTTAAGTTCGCTTCCCTCGATAACTACTAGTTGAATGTTTTGTCGCAACATGAGGTTATCAAAACCAACAAAAGGTTCTATATTATCGACACCGACTGTTTCTGTATCTGTCTCAGATTGTCGTGGACAACGAGTTTCATCACAAATTTCTTCCCCATACTCATTTATGATCGTTTGCTGTCCATATTCTTCTTCAACTGTGACTTCTATTAGGTATTGACCTACGATCGGTTCTTCTGTAACAGGGATTTGTATTGATCGTTCATCATCATACTCCGGTAGAGGAATCCAATCGACTTCATCA contains the following coding sequences:
- a CDS encoding site-specific integrase, which produces MDNQLIKAFIYYLSTDKGLRAKTVKAYESDLILFSNFGTI
- a CDS encoding tyrosine-type recombinase/integrase, whose amino-acid sequence is MHFHFMRRSCLTFLRKSGVDIFTLQKISVHADVKTLQHYIHVDETELYDMMLWLNIHFREVD